Genomic window (Kwoniella botswanensis chromosome 1, complete sequence):
TATTTTGCGAGGGGGGAGCACCGGATGGTGGAGCGTAAGATTGATTTTGGGGTTTATCATCTGCTGGACTGTCAGATGAGGACGAGATGTCAGCACTTTGTGCGAGGACAAGGATAATCGCAAATGCCAAGAGTCAGGTGGCAAACCCAGTACTTACTGAGTCCATTGTGAAGCTGCCCCGCCAGATGCATTCTTATTAACGTAGAACCAAGTTTTGTATTCCTCGTTGAACCTGTTCCAATCGCACCATGGACCAGCAATTAGCATCGATCACCTTCAAtcgagtgagtgagatgGTACTCACTGAGTTATCCATCCGTCTGGTAATGGTCTTGAATCAGGATTAGCTGTCATATCGTTTGATTTCTTGGCGAAGTGTTCAGGTGAGCGATAGAACGGTGGCGAAGGCTACAACGATTGATTGTTTGGATGAGTGTATCAAACAGTGACGGAGAcagaagatgggaatgtgtATATGAGGTAGAGGGGGATAAGGTGGAACAAACAGATAGATCGAAAGGATGGGTGGGTGGTTATTCTATGATCTATGATTTgatccacatcatcccatcacaTCAGTCACCGGCCCACGGCCCacgtccatcatcatcaccttaGGCTGGCTTGGCAGGGTCAGGTGGGGATACCCGTCTGATGAGACTACTACCGTGAGAGACTTGCTCACAAGGCAAGGCAATGCCACAAAGATCATTCGGGAGATTCCGGAAATAACTCCGCCCATAGGTATAAGGGAGTGAGTATGGTGGGACCAACCGAGGGAAGGAGGGGATCAAATCAATTCGACGAATCAACGAGTGTCCGATTGGTAGCACCAGGTAAGAGGCAACAACCAACGGACCAATTAATGTGAAACTGTTACTTAtaacatacatatacatcatccttctttaATACCCATAATCCCATAGATCATCCAAAATGGCTTCAGTAACCAGACTGAACCTCCTCCCCACCAGCCGAACCCTCGCTTCTGGCATACCCCTCGCTCCCAAGATCAACCTCGCCGTACCCGTTGGTATCTCTGGTGCTCACGGTCATGGACATGGTGCCGCTGGAGCCAGATCGGATGTACCTCAGGCTTGGGCTTTCAAGTCCGGCTTCAGAGGACACGTAGGAAAGACCAATGGTGAGTGCGCTGCGTTCAACAATATaagggtggtggtggagagtGGAAAGGAAGGAACATGTCGATCTTTTCCAGGAATTggattgagatgaggatgagagtagCAAAGAGAGATGGGCAAGAAACTATCACagatggatgtggatatgGAGAGAAACGATCGTAAGGGAGGTAGCGATATGTGTAGTCGTCTTCAGTAATAAGATATAAAATCGAAAACACAAAAgtaaaggaagaagaaaaccaTAAACTGATTTCACATATTTCATTTGATCGCAGCCCTtccaacctcatcatccttccaACAACGACACTTCTCTTCCACCCCTACTCCATCCGCCGCTCACCCAATGGCAGGAGCCACCGGTATCCCTCGAGCCTCCGCCACTGGTGTACCCGATTTCTCACCTTACAAAGCCAAGAACGCTTCGTTGAACCGAACATTCTCTTACTTCATGGTAGGAGGTTTAGGTGTCTTGGGTGCATCAGGTATCAAATCGACCGTATCGGACATCCTAAGTAATATGGCTGCCTCGGCGGATGTTTTGGCTTTGGCAAagatcgaagttgagatgGGTGCTATCCCAGAGGGTGAGTAGTTTTTTTTTTAACCTCTTAAACGCGATCAAAGAGGAGTAGAGATACCATTTAGGATGGATATTAGTGGGAAACAATCAATTTTGATTTATCCTTGGGctggaatgggatgggatgaacTGTCAAGCAAGGCAAATCCCGATGTCGATATCAGATCGTTGCAGATGGCCCAAAGATGATGGTCATATACAGATCTAAGGTTTTAAGAATGTATGCTAACTTTGCTATTTCTTACCCAGGTAAAAACCTTATCGTCAAATGGAGAGGAAAGCCAGTATTCATCCGACACCGAACTccagatgagattgatgaagcCAATTCAGTTGATGTCAAGTCTTTGAGAGATCccgagaaggatgatgacCGAGTTCAACGACCTGAGTGGTGAGTTCAATATGTCTTACCTCGTCAATGACAAACATAATTCCCTGTATTTGCGGACTTCGCTGATGTAGCATTTGCTCGACAGGCTCGTCATGTTAGGTGTTTGTACGCATTTGGGTTGTGTACCCATCGGTGAAGCTGGTGATTACGGAGGATGGTTCTGCCCATGTCACGGTTCCCATTATGATATCTCGGGTCGAATCAGACGTGGTCCCGCTCCTTTGAACCTTGAAGTTCCAGAATACTCCttcaacgatgatgaggagaagatcgtCATTGGTTAGGTTCTGTTTTTTTGATACTATAGCATAACTTATATAGACGGAATGACTATGGGAGTTGGTTGATGGACTGGGGGTGGGCAGCTGTATGCAACGCATGGTTTTGGACTTTATGAAACTTCCAGTTGCTGTTCTTCGGTGTCGTTCATCTGATCTGGATAAAAAGGAATTGAGAATGTGCTCTACATCTATATCTACGATGATAGTAGGCTATCTACTTCGAAGCGCAATATCGACACTTTGATTTAGCTTCAACGCAGCATATCTCACTTTCATGTAGAGCTGGTTATCGGTGGTTTGAGTTCAACAAGGTCATTGACAAaataagaaggatgatgatggactAAATTTAATAGCTTGTCTCCAGGCAAAAGGCCCGGTGGATGTTGGAAGAACGATACGAGAAAGCGAAGCACCCACTGAATCCACTGCTACACGCTCATTGATCTATTGCAATACGTAAGATGTTGATAATTTTGATGCAATTGGTGTGTAAATTCATGCTCATGCTCATGCACTACTATCCTATGATGATCAAACCCTCAGAATCCCTTTACCGACCTTCTCAATCTGTTCCTTTAAATTCAACACCCTCTCGATTAACCTCGGATCCCTCAATTGCGGTATGAAATACGGTAAGATATGTAAGTGGAAAGCCCTCTGGGCCGCGGGTGAGCCATACTCGTTGAATATCGCTCCGAGGATCGATTCGACGGTCATTCCTAGGATCTTGAAGTCGCCTGATTCGCGGGATGtctgatgatgtgatgaatAATCAGCGTGAGGTCTTCATGATAAAGGGGGATTAATTCTGGAAATAGGATATAGGACGTAGGTAATATAGGTGAAGCTTGAATGTGATGACAAGGTGCGAATTGAGAAGCGAAGGGTTATGATATGGAAATAACACAAGACTTGTGTATCTTTCTAGAGAAGAATGATGTAGGCGAGACacgtgatgatgaaggaCGAATGgggattgatcgattcttGAATCGTTTTGTATAATGATGAAACTAGcggatatgaatatgaattcttgactcacctcattccTATCCCATCGGACCACCTCCCCAACACCCCAAGAAGGAGCTACCAACCTCCCAAGATTCCTCGTATCCCTCAGACCATCCAACCTATCTTCTAAACTCTTCCCTTTCAAAAAATCCGAAGCATCCAACTTGAACTGCGTTTGCTGGGACGAAGCGAAGAATGAATCATGTATGAACATCGATAGGTACGTTTGGAACGCACGACGTCCTATGAATGATAATCTCGAATTATGAGGTTCGTTCCCTATCGACGAAGAGACCGAGTCGGTATGACGTATGGCATGAGAATAGCGATATGATTTATGAGTTAATATTTGGAGGGAAAGTTCCGGTGAGAATTGTCGGTCGGAAGGGAGAGATAGAAGGTTGGTAAGGAATGATTGAGCTTCGATAGGTGTGAGTGATCGATGTGGTTTTCGCTCGTACTTTGTTGTACTTGGTCGAGTATAATGAGGTCTAGGAGGCAGGGTttgtgatgaagaagaggacgaggaggaaggtggttGTTGGAAAGCGGAGGGAGATTCTGCTAAAGCTGCTGCAGCCGAGTATGGTCGAGTGACTAGTTGGGAGTTCATGTTAGCTTTTAGCAGTAAATTCAACTGAATTGATCCACCAGCTCACCCTGCAGtatcgttcttcttcctcctcgagATATGGATCTGCCCGATATGACAGGAGTGACCAGCTGCCTGGTCGATCGCATGACcgatgaagttgaagacgATGCGAATGCCATTTTGCGTGCTGATGGGTCGAACCGATTTGACGAATTTTGGGGTTGATCAAGTCTTTCTATACAAAGGCGGGACAAACTCTCAGTCGATTGTCTGGACAAGCTCTTTACGGCCAGACGCTTTGTGAGGATGATTTGTATACTCGATGTCTATGTACTCAACTGACTATTGATTAGCACACATTAGTTGATTTTCGAAAAAGTCGAAAAGTCAAAGATCATCTCGAAGGTAGGTCGTATGCAGGCGGAACTATTGTCGGCATTTGCACGTGTGGCGTTTCATTGACCAGGTAGTATGATATGCCGGCGCGTGTAATTTGTGTCAAGATTATCTGATCGCGTCAGTCAAAAGTCAATGTTCAACATCAGCAAACAGCAACAAcaccaaaaacaaaaacagGAATATCGATGAGGGAATAGTCATCGCCGTATTCACGacctatatcatccacaTCACCTCTCAGCACAAATCAGTCAACGGCCAAGAACACATCTTTTCCCCACATCAGCGATTAAACCTTACGAACCACTTCAAAATGCCTCCACCACACCCTTTACGGCGAGTCTCAACAGGGTCATTATCATCTCTCGCTCGTTCGACCGACCGAAACACCTCGTCACCATCTGGACTAGATCATCTGACAGGAGCAATGGTAGATCTCTCAGATGAAGTAGCCACATTGTCGTCGAACATCCAGCAGATGACCGCTCTTCATGATGCGCTGGGAACGTTCAACGAAGCATTCGCTGGCTATTTGTATGCTTTGAAGATGAATGCTTTTTGTGTCGAATGGCCTCAGGTGGGTGTTTCTCCACATCCAAATATTCCAATCTTATATACTCATACGTGTGATGATGGCAGCCAGCTGATATGTCTATTATTGTGTAGGCGCCAAATGAACAGAGTTTCGCCAGGATGGAATCATTACAGGGTGAGTAAAACAGATCACTTAGAACAATTCATCCGAACAGTGAATtctgatcaagctgatcattctcgACTGGGTCAAATCAGAGCCTGACCCCATACCTCAAGCGACAACCTCAGCCCAACCGCCTACACCAATCTCAGCTCCCTCTcgaacatcctcatcagccAATCCAGCAGATATGACTTACGCAACTGCATACTCGTATTCTGAAGATGACCCAGTACCTCCTCCAAGAGCCAAAGCCACTGGGTTGAGGAAGCCTTCTGGTGGTGTAGCAGTTAGGAAGACCgctggtgctgctgctgcaaCAAGAAAGAAGCGGGAGGTAAGTGATTTATCGAAATGGTTAATAGACAAATTGGATGCTGAGATGAGTATGGGATGATAGTTGGAAGTATCGGGGATCATAGATACGTTGCCGCTAGAGTATAGAGGCGGTGAACCTGTGAGTGCTCTACAGAAGTCGAGAATAAACAGCATGATAATCCCCATTGACTGATATAATCCGCGATATCCTTCATCAGGTCGAACGAATGCGTATGGAGAAAGTTATCATGAAACTGATGGATCACCCTGAAGGCATACCACGTAAGTTCGTTCCTCTCACGTATACCATACCATTCATACGATTATGAACTTAAAAAATTCGAATTTTGATGTTTGACAGTCAAAGATATGATCTCACCGCCTGATCTACCACAAGCCAAAGTGAATAAATGTTTGATAACGTTAGTAGCGAAGAAACTGGTTCAGAAACCCATAATAAATGTTAGTCCAGCTTGACCAATATAAAATTACTCTGTAGCGGGAGCTGATAATCTTTTCGTATTCAGAAAGTCACGTTGTATAAATGGGTTGGAGTTTGAGACCCCTTCCTTTGTCTATTGATCATGTATCCCTACTACCTGTATCCCTGTTGGGATGATTCGACATCTGAATCCCACTCTTGGTTCGAGGCTATCGCCATGATTATAATACTAACGAATTGACATGGGACAAAACGGACCTGATTCGTGTTCCGTAGACCGTTGACTGGAATCACGATCGTATAGTATAAGATGACCAGGTACAGGGTGCACCTCTAATCATCTCTCTATCACTGCGCGGACGGCCTCAGAAGCGAAAGAGGGGCAGTTGATGatcctttttctttcctaATGATTGAGCTAGAACGCTTAGCTGGAATGTTAAGAATCTGTCGACAAAGGATACCTAAATTAGTCTCAACCTTCGATCTCCGAGAGAAGTTGGGATCTTGGTGAATGACACCGATCacagatggatggatggacgGATGGATACCTTTGGAATATGAAACAGGGTGTCACTGCTTTAGGAAGTCAGGAAGGGAAAAAGAGTCGATaatcttctttccccttccttACAATCTAAGGTCAATTGGACTTATGATTCaaactgattgattgacaAACATACTACAATAGCAATATAGTAATATCTCAAAAAAAAAGTTCTAGattcaatcatcaatcaggtAAAAGAACAAGATGGTCATAGTATCTCATATAACGAATTGATAAACAATGAGATTCATTAACCTCCAAATCTACCTCCTTGCCCTTTTATCTTGCGTTGCTTTATTCTACCTATCAACGTATACTATCATATCACCATTTTCACACCAATTTGATCGTCATCTTTCTGGCTATTGCTATTTCTGAGAGATAGTATACAGTACACCATACAAACTAgatccattcattcattatCACATACTATACAGTATTTGATATCGTTTTCTTCTCTCGATTGTCCATCATACATCGTAGTCGAACTCTCTTCCCTTGTTATACTTATTACGATACAGCATAGTATACCGATACTTGATCCGGATTGGCTTTCGCCTCTTCTCACATATGACAAGcttcctctctccttctcttcctacTGAAtattcatcttgattgatcaactGGTTTGAACGCCTATTCTCGCCTTAGGACAATATGCGTTTGGCACTTTCTACTACTTTGTTAATCTTTTTTCTCTTATTGACAACTACTTCGGCTCATCCTTCTGGTCATCATCCAAGACGTCGACATGCGAATAAACAACGGAGAAGTCGAGttcaaccttcatcttcaactatAGATACTCCTACGACAGCCAACACAACTCCTCAAAATGGAATCAAGAATGACTACACCACTGAACCGACTGCTTTGGGTCTTTGGaccccttcttccgcttctgaTGCTAGTACCTCGAATGCCAACGCCGCCGCCGCTGCTCCTCAACCTTCCGCCTCTGCTTCCGGCCTAGGTTTGTTCACCCCTCCGTCTGAAGACAAAGGTACCCCAAACTCCGAAGCTGGCTCCGAAGGGTACGGAGGATGGGGtggcggaggtggtggtggtggaggtagGAAAGGCGGATGGGGCGGTGGACAATCACAACAGCAATCACAACCTTCATCTACTCCTGCTGCTGGTGATATGGGTGTTGACATTTCGGCAGGAGTCGATGTGAGTATATTGAAAGCTGGTGGAGGCGGTGGATATGGTGCACAATCTACTGCTCCTGCATCACAGCCATATGCATATCAACCTCCTACGAGTCAACCGTACTCCGAAGCACCAGTGCCATCtatctcatcaccttcttaCGTCGCTCCACCAGCTACTACGAGCTATGAGAGACCTACGATCTATTCGACCAATTATATAGAAGTCACAGAATGGTACACCCCTCCTTCTACGCCAGGTACATCTTCATACCAAGCTCCAGCCTCGTCCGGTCAGACCAACCAGGGAGCCATCCCAACTTCTCAAATGTACTCTCCTCCATCAATTGCTGgtacacctacacctacaaTTCCAAACTCGCCTTCAGCTGCAAATACGGgatattcatcatccacagcTGGAGGATACTCTTCAAACGCGGTGGTAAACTCGGGTGGACAAGTCGTTCACACGTCTTCATGGACATCATCGTGGACGAACTCTTGGTCTAACGCTCCGTCTACTACTTCCCAAGCTCCCGTGGCTACCAGTGCACCgcaggatgatgatcaaaggaaatTTGTGGATTGTCATAACCAGTGGAGAAACCAATATGGTGAGGCAGATCTATGCACTTCACTTTGCATCACCATATGGTGGACTGAAGACTGATTTTATCTCTGGTTGTTTGGATGATCTGTGATCGACAGGCGCAGGAAACGTCTCGTGGGGTGACGAATTGGCAAGTTACGCTAATACCCATGCGAGCGTTTGTGCTTCTATGGCACATACGTGAGTGCTACCGTTTCCCTTTCGCCATATCATGTGGAGTATTGCATATGATGTATTTTGACTGATTCATGATCATATAGTAATGGACCTTACGGTGAGAACTTGTTagtgatttcgattttgTCGATTGGGACTGGGCGAtactgatgatctgatgatgacCACTACAGAGCAACAGGAACAGATGGGTTTATGGATATCATAAGCTCAATTGGAATGTGGATGGATGAAGCTTGTAAGTAAAGTATACCTTGATAAGTCAGCCTGAAAACCTACAAACTGAGAATCTGTCCTCTCGCTCGACAAATCAGAAAGATACAAGACACATGCTAATACAAGCCCTTGTCCTTTGTTAGCTGACTATGATGCGAGTAATCCGACTTATAGTCATTTCACCCAGGTGTGTTATCCTCACATGAACGTCCTCCATGCTCGAATACTTACACGTCGAACGTTTGCTTTACTCGATAGGTCGTTTGGAAAGAGACTACTACTATTGGATGTGCAGCTATAAACTGCGGTGCCAACACCGGTATGGCAGTGAGTGTCTGCCATCTCCTGGAATCGTTTACAAAGGTCTGCACTGGCGACTGAACTATGATGTGAGTATCGGTGCTGATGGCCTggcatgatgatggtgtgaaAATATAGGGTCAACTATATATCATGTGTAAGTGTTTTAGTCTCTTGATTCTCGCCCGTCGTACTTGCCCACAAGCTGATTTACATTATTGCGGCCGGTCAGGCGAATATCACCCAAGGGGTAATGTCATAGGTGCATTCGCCCAAAATGTCGGTAAGAGGTAAGGCCAAATCTCTAATTCTGTACGAACAGATCCATAAGTGGGAATAGAGAAGAATGGTTAAGATAAGATAGATGAATATCACGAATAACATGACAGTTGGCGTTTCATCATATATCGTTGGTGCTGTTAGATGAGATCGCTTGCACCCCTCCTCCACTCTTTCTAAATATAcatacctatatatatatcaaagTACATTTGGGacaatacatacatatacctACAACTCGTAGATTATTTCCTTCGTCCTACGCTGTGCGTATTTTCAGTATACTTGGCATCttcatgcatgtatataaTCACTTTCTTTCTGTTGACAACCTGTACTGGTTGACCTGTACCATGAATGGAAATAATTTCCCCTTCCTCACGTAGCTGTTTGCATTGAAATTCCACAGTGCAGCTTGAAACTCGAAGAACCTCGTTAAGaataggaaagaagagtgagATCAAGCACGGACCTACAGGAATATTAGTGGGTGAAACGCAATCAAGTCACGCACGGTCCTCGACTAGCAGGTCGGATGAATTGTGAATCAACAGATCGGAGTATTTTTACGATACCTTGAAAATCTGAAACGAGGAACgggggaaagggaaagggggtGAATCTCGTTGTGGGGTAGTGGTAAGTGACGGTTGATGACTAGAGTTTCGTGTTTACAATTTTGAGTTTCTGGACTTTACGTTTTATCAACAAAAAGACGTGAACCTCAGGCAGAGAAAGACGTGTTTTTAATGAAGAATGATACTCGTAATCATCACGCATGGATCGTCATCACTCGTCACTCGTCACACCTCACGCCAAAGAGCCGAGAACGAGAGGAACGGATTTGGTACcaagatgaaaagatgaaacGGGATTG
Coding sequences:
- a CDS encoding ubiquinol-cytochrome c reductase, iron-sulfur subunit, translated to MASVTRLNLLPTSRTLASGIPLAPKINLAVPVGISGAHGHGHGAAGARSDVPQAWAFKSGFRGHVGKTNALPTSSSFQQRHFSSTPTPSAAHPMAGATGIPRASATGVPDFSPYKAKNASLNRTFSYFMVGGLGVLGASGIKSTVSDILSNMAASADVLALAKIEVEMGAIPEGKNLIVKWRGKPVFIRHRTPDEIDEANSVDVKSLRDPEKDDDRVQRPEWLVMLGVCTHLGCVPIGEAGDYGGWFCPCHGSHYDISGRIRRGPAPLNLEVPEYSFNDDEEKIVIG